The following coding sequences are from one Paenibacillus tundrae window:
- a CDS encoding opine metallophore biosynthesis dehydrogenase, translating to MQETSALGNVLIVGGGPAGIHVAVDLSKGWSHRIGVANRKGIHAERLQTELEEHEFHVSTEVLVERARHLSATARLDRFYAGFDTIEDDWQTIVLCVPCHSYVDAIRELKLVYRLEVKRIILISPGIGSNMLVQENLDAARDRIEVISFSTYYAATKFDPAAATLLKSIVKGLKSKIYMGSSHANSRTLFHLQDFFASLGIEAEQTPHPIGAESRSITTYVHPPFFMDSFSLNEIFRQTRSTKSMYKLYPEGPITPATIHSMVRLWKEISGVLEKFEAEPMNLLKFMNDDNYPVQEQSLSRSDIEGFVQFDELHQEYLLYIRYASLLIDPFSSPGEQGQYRSFAAVPYQQVSLDQEGKWVIPRVPYEDYRKLKLLYHIGQDLQIPMPQAKTLMQNFEHQLRAFMKQQGADAFRSELVQDDTLEEAKIIIRKLQTQNLKSREDVFKS from the coding sequence ATGCAAGAAACATCGGCTCTAGGCAATGTATTGATTGTTGGTGGAGGCCCGGCGGGTATTCATGTTGCCGTGGATCTGTCCAAAGGTTGGTCTCATCGGATCGGTGTGGCGAACCGGAAGGGAATACACGCAGAGCGACTTCAAACGGAGCTTGAAGAGCACGAATTCCACGTATCCACAGAGGTTCTGGTCGAACGTGCCAGACATCTTTCGGCAACTGCCCGCCTGGACAGGTTTTATGCAGGATTCGACACGATAGAAGATGATTGGCAAACCATTGTTTTGTGTGTTCCCTGTCACAGCTACGTTGATGCCATCCGTGAATTAAAGCTGGTTTACAGGCTTGAGGTAAAACGAATCATTCTCATCTCTCCGGGCATAGGCTCGAACATGCTTGTTCAAGAAAATCTCGATGCAGCTAGAGATCGCATAGAAGTGATCAGCTTCTCGACATACTATGCAGCTACTAAATTTGACCCGGCTGCTGCTACTCTCCTGAAATCTATCGTCAAAGGCTTGAAGAGTAAAATTTACATGGGTTCCAGTCATGCAAATAGTCGTACGCTGTTCCACCTTCAAGACTTTTTCGCCAGTTTAGGCATTGAAGCTGAACAGACCCCGCATCCAATTGGAGCCGAAAGCAGAAGCATTACGACCTATGTGCATCCACCGTTTTTTATGGATTCATTTTCGTTAAATGAAATCTTCAGACAAACTCGTTCCACCAAATCTATGTATAAGCTATATCCGGAAGGACCCATTACACCTGCCACCATCCACAGTATGGTCCGGCTGTGGAAGGAAATTTCCGGCGTGCTTGAGAAGTTTGAAGCGGAACCGATGAACCTGCTGAAATTTATGAATGATGACAACTATCCTGTCCAGGAGCAGTCACTCTCCAGATCAGATATCGAGGGATTCGTTCAGTTTGATGAACTTCATCAGGAGTACTTGCTGTATATCAGGTACGCCTCGCTCCTCATTGATCCATTCTCCAGCCCGGGCGAACAGGGTCAATATCGTTCATTCGCAGCTGTGCCTTACCAGCAGGTAAGCTTGGATCAGGAAGGGAAATGGGTTATTCCTCGTGTTCCTTATGAAGATTACAGAAAATTAAAACTGTTATACCATATTGGACAAGATTTGCAAATTCCAATGCCTCAAGCCAAAACGCTCATGCAGAACTTTGAGCATCAATTAAGAGCATTTATGAAACAACAAGGAGCAGATGCATTCCGTTCTGAGCTCGTCCAGGATGACACCTTGGAGGAAGCAAAAATTATTATCCGTAAATTGCAAACGCAAAACTTAAAGAGTAGAGAGGATGTATTCAAATCATGA
- a CDS encoding nicotianamine synthase family protein gives MKSKYAFLLSLRSLEYEIKQLNAYAKEHEECFDLLQLKLDSLCQFMTLEENDRQWLAWGSQEEIQLYGTQLRETSVQALCEMEKYQSALAIENRLNVSEYIEILSTSVRSELRDFQLDQRSKVLFIGSGAFPLSALTIAHETGAEIVCLDIDPEAVEKGRKVADTWGLADRIVFSGKAIEELSFVSEATHIVIASLVRNKLDILNDLKGRIQPDTRILMRYGNGLKSLFNYPVEEELSDDWQKTSISAGKGFYETMIIEPKHSVIQGR, from the coding sequence TTGAAAAGTAAATATGCCTTCTTACTTTCCTTGAGATCACTTGAATACGAGATTAAGCAATTAAATGCCTATGCCAAGGAACATGAAGAGTGTTTCGATCTTTTACAACTGAAGCTGGATTCGCTTTGTCAATTTATGACGTTGGAGGAGAACGACAGACAGTGGCTTGCGTGGGGAAGTCAGGAGGAAATTCAGTTATATGGCACGCAACTTCGCGAAACATCTGTGCAAGCGTTATGTGAAATGGAAAAGTATCAATCTGCTCTTGCGATTGAGAATCGTTTGAATGTGAGTGAGTATATCGAAATACTCTCCACATCCGTCCGCAGCGAGCTTCGGGATTTCCAACTTGATCAACGCTCCAAAGTTCTTTTTATTGGTTCAGGTGCATTTCCTCTCTCCGCATTGACCATTGCTCATGAAACGGGTGCAGAAATTGTATGTCTGGATATCGATCCTGAGGCTGTTGAAAAGGGGAGAAAAGTAGCCGATACCTGGGGACTTGCCGACAGAATTGTTTTCTCTGGAAAAGCGATCGAGGAGTTGTCTTTTGTGAGTGAAGCAACTCATATCGTCATTGCCTCTCTAGTTCGCAACAAACTGGATATCTTGAATGATCTCAAAGGAAGAATTCAACCCGACACCCGAATCTTGATGCGCTATGGTAATGGACTGAAATCACTTTTTAATTACCCGGTTGAAGAGGAATTGTCTGACGATTGGCAAAAAACTTCGATTTCTGCAGGGAAAGGCTTCTATGAAACAATGATTATTGAACCGAAGCACAGTGTCATACAGGGAAGGTGA
- a CDS encoding ABC transporter substrate-binding protein: protein MNLEEVLQLKPDLVISQTLFHNDLSDTFADAGIPFAILTVKSFEDICSNAKLFGQIIGKEQEAEIAITDMDAKLDALTTDLSANKPSYAIITLMMNTASMQKSSSIALDIAETLHMKNIAENLPSGKMPSSVPFSMEKLVELNPEYLFIVVHGTDEDRQPHDRIPIGEQSSLEFVASGEIGPPSCFAVFHVCYKSRLESIRISRVYEAAGLFAKFSEKIEICTDESP, encoded by the coding sequence ATCAATCTGGAGGAAGTCCTTCAATTAAAACCTGATCTGGTCATCAGTCAAACGCTCTTTCACAATGATCTGTCCGATACTTTCGCTGATGCTGGCATCCCATTCGCCATTTTGACGGTGAAGTCCTTTGAGGACATTTGCAGTAATGCCAAGTTGTTTGGACAGATCATCGGCAAAGAACAGGAGGCTGAAATTGCGATTACAGACATGGATGCCAAACTGGATGCCCTAACAACAGATTTATCAGCGAACAAGCCCTCTTATGCAATCATAACCCTGATGATGAACACTGCATCTATGCAAAAATCGTCCAGTATCGCGCTGGATATTGCGGAGACGCTACACATGAAGAACATTGCTGAAAATCTTCCTTCTGGAAAAATGCCAAGTTCGGTACCCTTCAGTATGGAAAAGCTGGTTGAACTGAACCCAGAGTACCTCTTCATCGTGGTTCATGGGACGGATGAGGATAGGCAACCGCATGATCGAATCCCAATTGGAGAGCAATCCAGCCTGGAGTTCGTTGCAAGCGGTGAAATCGGACCGCCTTCATGTTTTGCCGTCTTTCATGTCTGTTACAAATCCCGGCTTGAAAGTATCAGAATCAGTAGAGTATATGAAGCAGCTGGTCTATTCGCCAAATTCAGCGAAAAAATAGAAATATGTACTGATGAAAGTCCGTAA
- a CDS encoding ABC transporter substrate-binding protein gives MKKWIVIIWIAALLTLNAGCGTDAQQEQVSSSPAAGDKQQNETNTGDSDQAASPYLTFHDLNGATVTLEKKPERIVILNNELTELFYQVGGEAFGIATSAGVDIPAEAADVKQVSLIKQHQSGGSPSIKT, from the coding sequence TTGAAAAAATGGATTGTTATCATCTGGATTGCGGCCTTACTTACCTTGAACGCTGGTTGCGGCACAGACGCGCAGCAGGAGCAGGTTTCTTCCAGCCCGGCTGCGGGGGACAAGCAGCAGAATGAGACAAATACAGGGGATTCTGATCAAGCTGCCAGTCCCTATCTCACTTTTCACGATCTGAATGGTGCCACAGTCACCTTGGAGAAAAAACCTGAACGCATCGTTATTCTGAACAACGAATTAACTGAATTGTTCTATCAGGTTGGCGGCGAAGCCTTTGGCATAGCAACATCAGCTGGTGTGGATATTCCTGCTGAAGCAGCAGATGTGAAGCAAGTTAGCCTGATTAAACAGCATCAATCTGGAGGAAGTCCTTCAATTAAAACCTGA
- a CDS encoding ABC transporter ATP-binding protein: MHSILGPNGCGKSTLLKALGKQIQTTAGEVLFKNSDINTWSRKTFARELAFLMQVHESNPEVTVRQPWTFFTSLRLLN; the protein is encoded by the coding sequence ATCCACAGTATTCTTGGACCCAATGGCTGTGGTAAAAGCACACTGTTAAAAGCGCTTGGAAAGCAGATTCAGACTACAGCTGGAGAAGTTTTATTTAAGAATAGTGATATCAATACATGGAGCAGAAAAACTTTTGCCAGAGAATTAGCTTTTTTAATGCAAGTACATGAGAGTAATCCCGAGGTTACTGTTAGACAGCCCTGGACATTCTTCACCAGCTTGAGATTATTGAACTAA
- a CDS encoding iron chelate uptake ABC transporter family permease subunit, whose amino-acid sequence MSWKLFIIGLFMIFAIFSVIISLAFGAVSVDVRAILSVLLGNSDSDYYTIIWNIRLPRTLVAVFVGINLALSGALL is encoded by the coding sequence ATGAGCTGGAAACTCTTCATTATTGGACTTTTTATGATCTTCGCTATATTTAGCGTCATAATCAGTTTAGCTTTTGGAGCTGTTTCTGTAGATGTACGGGCAATTTTAAGTGTTTTACTTGGCAACTCAGATTCTGACTACTATACAATTATATGGAATATTAGACTGCCACGTACACTTGTAGCCGTGTTTGTGGGCATAAATTTAGCTCTTTCCGGTGCATTATTGTAA
- a CDS encoding ABC transporter substrate-binding protein: protein MEPPKEAIEVPKVGFMHEVNMEKVLELKPDLVIGQRFDHGKLRETFKEANIPLANLNTQSIET, encoded by the coding sequence ATTGAACCGCCTAAAGAAGCGATAGAAGTACCGAAAGTAGGTTTTATGCACGAGGTTAATATGGAAAAGGTATTAGAGTTAAAGCCTGATTTGGTGATTGGCCAGCGCTTTGACCATGGTAAATTGAGAGAAACTTTCAAAGAAGCTAATATCCCTTTAGCAAATCTTAACACCCAATCTATTGAAACATAA
- a CDS encoding IS3 family transposase translates to MSKKRFTEEEREQISKNRYVRNVSDKAITYADEFKQLFIDEYMMGKTPREIFETHGFDVTVIGMKRVEQSAGRWKKAYDLGGIIGLSDSRKEASGRPLHRELSQEEIIAKQEARIHLLESQVELLKKLDTKERLLVAKGMNLSKIKLFELIKEAVDQGLERMTGYLCSLLNVSRSGYYSYLQAADLRLERVRSDAEAGKLIKKAFERRGYKKGSRSIKMILEHEFGVIYNLKKIRRLMKKFNIVCPHRKINPYKRMAKATLEHRTLPNTLQRDFKKGIPGLALLTDITYLPYGRSGMAYLSTILDASTSEVLSHNISHRLTLDIATDTVDALKKQKRLKLQKDAFIHSDQGSHYTSPIYQELLKKNGLGQSMSRRGNCWDNAPQESFFGHMKDHVDHRSCRSLQELKQEIDRYIRYYNNHRYQWGLKKMTPVQYRNHLLFAS, encoded by the coding sequence GTGAGCAAGAAGCGATTCACAGAAGAAGAACGTGAACAGATATCAAAGAACAGATATGTAAGGAATGTTAGCGACAAAGCGATAACCTATGCAGATGAATTTAAGCAGTTATTCATTGACGAATATATGATGGGAAAGACACCTAGAGAGATCTTTGAAACTCATGGGTTTGATGTTACCGTAATTGGAATGAAACGAGTAGAACAATCTGCCGGACGTTGGAAAAAAGCCTATGACCTTGGAGGGATTATTGGGTTGTCTGACTCCCGAAAAGAAGCCTCGGGTCGCCCTTTACATAGAGAGTTATCGCAGGAAGAAATCATTGCAAAACAAGAAGCACGGATTCATCTACTCGAATCTCAAGTAGAACTGCTAAAAAAGCTAGATACGAAAGAAAGGTTGCTGGTAGCAAAGGGAATGAACCTAAGCAAGATTAAGTTGTTCGAGCTCATAAAGGAAGCCGTGGATCAAGGCTTGGAACGTATGACGGGATACCTCTGCTCATTGCTTAACGTATCTCGTTCGGGGTATTACAGCTACTTACAAGCTGCAGATTTACGTTTAGAGCGGGTCCGTTCGGATGCTGAGGCAGGGAAGCTGATTAAGAAGGCTTTCGAACGAAGGGGTTACAAGAAGGGCTCACGCTCCATCAAGATGATTCTTGAGCACGAGTTTGGTGTCATCTATAACCTAAAGAAAATCCGTAGATTGATGAAGAAATTTAACATCGTATGTCCGCACAGAAAAATCAACCCTTATAAACGCATGGCCAAAGCTACGCTGGAACACCGAACCTTACCCAATACTCTGCAGAGGGACTTCAAGAAGGGCATACCGGGTCTGGCCTTGCTTACGGATATCACGTACCTTCCATACGGCCGATCCGGGATGGCCTATTTGTCGACCATACTGGATGCCTCAACAAGTGAGGTCCTCTCTCACAATATATCCCATCGGCTGACATTAGACATTGCCACGGATACTGTTGACGCTCTCAAGAAACAGAAACGTCTAAAGCTCCAAAAGGATGCTTTCATCCACTCAGATCAGGGCAGCCATTATACCAGTCCCATCTATCAGGAGTTGTTAAAGAAGAATGGGTTAGGCCAGTCGATGTCCAGACGCGGGAACTGTTGGGACAATGCTCCCCAAGAATCGTTCTTCGGCCACATGAAGGACCATGTCGATCATCGTAGTTGCCGTTCCCTTCAAGAGTTAAAGCAAGAAATCGATCGTTACATTCGCTATTACAACAACCACAGATATCAATGGGGATTAAAAAAGATGACCCCTGTTCAATACAGGAATCATCTATTATTCGCCTCGTAA
- a CDS encoding GerAB/ArcD/ProY family transporter, with the protein MSASNGKISTMQAAIIVLNCMFNAGILILPRTLSKSAQTPDIWISMLLAGFFVIGIGIIVVNLSMRYPGKTVFEFTRSITGIRGSDIYGLMIIIYFLVLSSMEIRVMAEATDMYLLQSTPYWATVIVFLWSGLYAVTGGLSVMIRLITITLPFTLIIFIVGILLSSKLFEFNNLVPMFGDGIIPVLKGVQPAVLSYSGYEMMLILTAYMTHPKESTKTVIWSISIVTLICSFTMVMVVGCLSLSGITTRTFPTLDLLRSFEMEGVFFYTGTHRLDTLKKGVRTVGTFLYTEEAMEGITS; encoded by the coding sequence ATGTCAGCTTCCAATGGTAAAATAAGTACAATGCAGGCTGCTATTATTGTCTTAAACTGTATGTTTAATGCAGGCATATTAATACTCCCTCGTACTTTGAGTAAATCAGCCCAGACGCCGGATATCTGGATATCCATGCTTTTAGCCGGATTCTTTGTCATTGGTATTGGCATTATAGTTGTAAATTTGAGTATGAGATACCCGGGTAAAACTGTATTTGAGTTTACTCGAAGTATCACAGGAATACGGGGTTCTGATATTTATGGATTAATGATAATAATATATTTTCTTGTTCTTAGTTCTATGGAAATCAGGGTAATGGCAGAAGCTACTGATATGTATTTATTACAAAGCACGCCTTATTGGGCCACAGTCATAGTTTTTCTTTGGAGTGGACTCTATGCAGTAACAGGTGGTCTCTCTGTCATGATAAGGCTAATTACAATTACTCTTCCGTTCACATTAATTATTTTTATAGTTGGGATTCTGTTGAGCAGCAAGTTGTTTGAATTTAACAATCTTGTGCCTATGTTTGGTGATGGAATTATCCCTGTATTGAAGGGAGTACAGCCCGCTGTGTTATCTTATTCAGGATACGAAATGATGTTAATACTGACTGCTTATATGACCCACCCGAAAGAAAGCACCAAAACGGTAATTTGGAGTATTTCGATTGTTACATTGATTTGTTCGTTTACCATGGTAATGGTAGTTGGATGTTTATCTTTAAGCGGGATTACAACAAGAACATTTCCTACACTTGATCTTCTAAGAAGTTTTGAAATGGAGGGGGTGTTTTTTTACACTGGTACCCATAGACTGGACACTTTGAAAAAAGGTGTGCGGACTGTGGGTACCTTTTTGTATACTGAAGAAGCAATGGAGGGGATTACATCGTGA
- a CDS encoding winged helix-turn-helix transcriptional regulator — translation MEIEPLENCSICPVEFAVNAIGGKWKILILYHLLNKDIIRFNELQKSLSTVTHRTLTRQLRELEEGGLVTRVAYAEMPPRVEYSLTDKGHSLTPILLQLQNWGLQHM, via the coding sequence ATGGAGATCGAACCACTGGAAAATTGCAGTATTTGTCCGGTTGAATTTGCAGTCAATGCAATCGGCGGCAAGTGGAAAATTCTGATTTTGTACCATTTATTGAATAAAGATATTATACGGTTTAACGAACTACAAAAATCGCTCTCCACAGTGACACATCGCACACTTACGCGTCAATTGCGTGAGCTTGAAGAAGGTGGGCTAGTGACCCGCGTTGCTTATGCTGAAATGCCTCCTCGTGTCGAATACTCCCTAACAGATAAAGGACATAGTCTCACACCGATTTTGTTACAATTGCAAAACTGGGGTCTACAGCATATGTAA
- a CDS encoding SDR family oxidoreductase, whose protein sequence is METILVYGASGVQGGAVARLLTSKGVAVRTITRHDKNVTALQEQGIEAFVGDLSAPETLKDVNSGVSKVFLNMPIEYDTALMKQQITNAVEAARQANVKLIVVNSNGFLPEQPTDTQTLDVKREMIEYVQQSGIPTILVKPTLYMENFLIPGLINNGMLFYPVPADRPIPWISSEDAAQYHYYALTHPELAGQVLLAPGPEALTGAELGERFTRALGQDITFNSLNYDDFETALSPVMGAEQAAGIGGFYRWIGANIDSLNYYDVKDRVVVPDLQLTSLKDWLQQPHVKTIFGS, encoded by the coding sequence ATGGAAACGATATTAGTCTATGGAGCGTCAGGGGTACAAGGTGGAGCCGTAGCAAGATTGTTAACCTCCAAAGGGGTAGCTGTTCGCACCATTACACGTCATGACAAAAACGTAACGGCATTACAAGAGCAAGGTATAGAGGCATTTGTAGGTGATCTGTCTGCACCAGAAACGTTGAAAGATGTTAACAGCGGTGTTAGTAAAGTCTTCTTGAATATGCCTATTGAGTATGATACAGCATTAATGAAGCAGCAAATTACAAATGCCGTTGAAGCTGCGCGACAAGCGAACGTGAAATTGATCGTTGTGAATTCGAACGGCTTTTTACCAGAACAGCCAACCGATACCCAAACGTTGGATGTTAAACGCGAAATGATCGAGTACGTACAACAAAGTGGTATTCCAACTATTTTGGTAAAACCCACACTCTATATGGAAAACTTCTTGATTCCGGGTCTGATCAATAATGGAATGCTCTTCTACCCTGTACCAGCAGATAGACCGATCCCATGGATCAGCTCCGAAGACGCAGCGCAATATCATTATTATGCGCTAACCCATCCTGAACTGGCAGGACAAGTGCTGTTAGCTCCAGGTCCGGAAGCACTTACTGGTGCAGAACTCGGCGAGCGCTTTACACGAGCGTTGGGACAAGATATAACCTTCAATTCCCTGAACTATGATGATTTTGAAACAGCTCTCTCTCCAGTAATGGGGGCGGAGCAAGCAGCTGGTATTGGAGGCTTCTATCGTTGGATTGGAGCTAATATTGATTCCCTGAACTATTATGACGTGAAAGATCGCGTGGTTGTCCCTGATCTCCAACTGACCTCGCTGAAGGATTGGTTGCAACAACCGCATGTAAAAACAATTTTTGGTTCTTAA
- a CDS encoding heavy metal translocating P-type ATPase, with protein MDSIDRTPNSLQPENVNNAGNRQTTLQITGMTCAACSTRIEKALTRLNGVRQANVNLTTEEATVAYDPALVDIQSLRNKINTLGFGTASTSVDLNISGMTCAACSARIEKGLSRLPGVTRVNVNLALESGHVEFVAGTLKGSDLIYKIRQLGFEARIKATETEALYMREQEIQRKKWKWILSAVLSFPLLWAMVSHFSFTSWIWVPDVFMNPLFQWLLATPVQFYLGSQFYKGAYKALKNRSANMDVLVALGTSSAYLYSLYLTSLTSTGGTSGHNHGGSVPMTEVVNTATQGPVNLYFETSAVLITLILLGKWLEALAKGRSAQSIKSLMQLAPRSARVLRNGEETELLPEYVLANDLVIVKPGEKIPVDGIVEEGASSVDESMLTGESLPVDKKFGDRVTGATLNKNGRLVVRATQVGADSALSRIIHIVEQAQGSKAPIQRVADSISGIFVPVVVGIAVVTFILSLIFENSEGFSAALERAIAVLVIACPCALGLATPTSIMAGSGRAAEYGILFKGGEHLETAQHIQTVILDKTGTVTHGKPVMTDVMSAPAWSTNELLKRVGIAESSSEHPLAQAIIEGIRDKDIKIMFTPEQFENIPGSGVRARGYNQDILVGTRRLLADAMVQIPTEALAYMSELEGQGKTVMLVAVDNEWAGMVAVADTVKETSAQAVSRLQAMGIEVVLMTGDNVHTARAVASQVGITTVIAGIQPEEKAAEVERLQHMGQIVAMVGDGINDAPALAVSNIGMAIGTGTDVAVEAADVTLMRGDLNSVADAIELSKRTMRNIKQNLFWALAYNVVGIPIAAIGLLAPWLAGAAMAFSSVSVVLNSLRLQKMKL; from the coding sequence ATGGACAGTATTGATAGAACCCCCAACTCACTACAACCAGAAAATGTAAACAATGCAGGGAATCGCCAAACGACGCTTCAGATTACGGGTATGACCTGTGCAGCATGCTCAACCAGGATCGAGAAAGCACTAACCCGCTTGAACGGTGTGAGACAGGCGAATGTAAATTTAACTACAGAGGAAGCAACGGTAGCGTATGACCCCGCTTTAGTAGATATTCAGTCCCTTCGCAATAAAATAAATACCTTAGGCTTCGGAACAGCTTCGACTTCCGTTGACCTGAATATTTCAGGTATGACCTGTGCAGCATGCTCAGCACGCATCGAGAAAGGTCTCAGTCGTCTCCCGGGGGTGACGCGTGTGAATGTAAACTTGGCGCTGGAGTCAGGGCATGTAGAATTTGTAGCTGGAACACTGAAAGGTTCCGACCTCATTTATAAAATCAGGCAACTGGGTTTTGAAGCACGTATAAAAGCTACAGAGACAGAAGCTCTATACATGAGGGAACAGGAGATTCAACGTAAAAAATGGAAGTGGATCTTGTCAGCCGTTCTTTCTTTCCCCTTATTATGGGCCATGGTGTCACATTTCTCGTTCACATCTTGGATATGGGTACCTGATGTATTTATGAATCCACTGTTCCAATGGCTGCTTGCAACGCCCGTACAGTTCTATTTAGGATCTCAATTTTATAAAGGTGCATATAAAGCTTTGAAAAATCGAAGCGCCAATATGGATGTGCTCGTCGCACTTGGGACAAGTTCGGCTTACTTGTATAGTTTATATCTAACATCGCTAACTAGTACCGGTGGTACATCTGGTCATAACCATGGAGGAAGCGTCCCGATGACAGAGGTTGTAAACACGGCCACTCAGGGACCTGTTAATTTGTATTTCGAAACCAGCGCCGTGTTGATTACATTGATATTGCTCGGTAAGTGGCTGGAGGCTCTGGCTAAAGGAAGATCTGCGCAATCTATTAAAAGCTTGATGCAACTGGCTCCGAGAAGTGCTCGGGTTCTCCGAAACGGTGAGGAGACAGAACTTCTTCCCGAATATGTACTCGCTAATGATCTGGTCATCGTGAAGCCTGGAGAGAAGATTCCTGTGGATGGAATTGTTGAGGAGGGGGCTTCCTCCGTAGACGAGTCGATGTTAACGGGAGAAAGTCTGCCTGTCGACAAGAAGTTTGGCGATCGTGTAACCGGTGCAACCTTGAACAAAAACGGACGTCTTGTTGTTCGCGCAACTCAGGTAGGTGCTGATAGTGCGTTATCCCGGATCATCCATATCGTGGAACAAGCACAAGGATCGAAAGCTCCGATCCAACGCGTAGCTGATTCAATTTCAGGGATTTTCGTACCTGTGGTCGTAGGCATAGCTGTGGTAACCTTTATATTGTCATTGATCTTCGAAAACTCAGAAGGATTCAGCGCTGCTCTAGAGAGAGCAATTGCAGTTTTGGTGATTGCCTGCCCATGCGCATTGGGCTTAGCTACACCAACATCCATAATGGCTGGTTCGGGGCGTGCTGCCGAATATGGTATTTTGTTCAAAGGTGGGGAGCATTTGGAGACTGCGCAACACATTCAGACGGTTATTCTCGATAAAACGGGCACTGTTACTCACGGAAAACCAGTTATGACCGATGTAATGTCTGCACCGGCTTGGTCAACCAACGAACTGTTGAAACGGGTTGGGATTGCTGAGTCTAGCTCTGAACATCCTCTCGCCCAAGCGATTATAGAGGGGATCAGAGACAAAGATATAAAAATCATGTTCACGCCAGAACAGTTTGAGAATATTCCGGGATCTGGCGTACGTGCACGTGGTTACAACCAGGATATTCTCGTTGGAACACGCCGACTACTAGCCGATGCTATGGTGCAGATTCCTACAGAAGCATTGGCCTATATGTCTGAACTGGAGGGTCAGGGAAAAACAGTAATGCTTGTGGCAGTAGACAATGAATGGGCTGGAATGGTTGCTGTTGCGGATACCGTAAAGGAAACATCTGCACAAGCGGTTAGCCGGCTTCAAGCGATGGGAATCGAAGTGGTGTTAATGACTGGTGACAACGTACACACAGCTCGTGCTGTTGCAAGCCAAGTTGGGATCACCACAGTCATTGCAGGCATTCAACCGGAGGAAAAAGCTGCTGAAGTAGAGAGATTACAGCACATGGGGCAGATTGTAGCCATGGTAGGTGATGGGATTAACGATGCGCCCGCTTTAGCGGTGTCTAATATCGGCATGGCCATCGGAACAGGCACTGACGTTGCCGTAGAGGCTGCGGATGTTACACTCATGCGCGGAGATCTCAACAGTGTTGCAGATGCTATTGAATTAAGTAAAAGAACGATGCGAAATATTAAACAGAATCTTTTTTGGGCGCTCGCATACAACGTAGTAGGTATTCCTATTGCTGCCATTGGTCTTCTGGCTCCTTGGTTGGCTGGTGCAGCGATGGCATTCAGTAGTGTGTCAGTTGTACTTAATTCATTACGTCTTCAAAAAATGAAACTTTAA